The DNA region TCAATGACAGCTATCAGATTATTTTCCCGCCCGACGTGGAGATGATGAACTTTCATTACGTCACGGAATTCACCCGCTGGCCTGTGCTGAATCAGGTCTACCAGTCCGTAGATTACACCAAAGGAGAAGATTTGTCTTGGTGGAAAGAAACGAAACAACCAGTGTCCTTCTTCGTTACCAAAACAGACCAAGATTTTATGGGCGGTATCGATCATGATAAAGATGCCGGTATCGCGCTGGTCGGTGACCGCCACATTTTCAAAGGCAAAAAACTTTGGAACTGGGGCAAGAACGAAGTACAAGAAGTATGGGATCAAAAACTAACTGATGACGACGGGCCCTATGCGGAATTAATGATGGGGTTTTACTCCGATAACCAACCGGATTACAATTTTGTTGCGCCTTTCGAGACCAAATACGGCGATATGTACCTGTATGGGATTAAAGGGTTGAAAGATATCAAAGAGGCAAATCAGGACTGCGCGCTCAATCTGGAGATCCATGAAAACAGCGCACTCATCCAGATCAATACCACGTCTCCCCAGCCAAAGACCGTCATCACCCTTCGACGCGAGGACAATGTAATTTGGGAGAAGACCGTCTCGATCACGCCGGAATCGCCTTGGCAAGAAACCGTACCAATCCCACAGGGAAGCACGTTGGAGAATTTGGAAATCATGGTGCACAGTCACCAAGGCCGGCAGCTTGCCCGCTGGCAAAAACAACCGCTTCTAAACGAGGAGTTTCCCGATATCTACCACGATCCATTGGACCCCGGCGAATATACGACGAGCCAAGAACTCTATCAGGCGGGACTTAAACTGGAACAGTACGGCAACACCACATTTGATTATATGAAATACTATGAACGAGCGCTGCAGTTAGACCCGGATCACGTGGCGACCAATACGCGCCTTGGTCAGCTTTACCTGAAACGAGGTGAATACGAGAAGGCACAAAGCTATCTGAAACGAGCGGCGGACATCGTAACAGCGAACCACACCAAGGCAGAAGACGCGGACTCGCTTTATTACCTCGCTTTGACCTACCTGCAGCAAGATAAGATTGAAGAGGCACTCCACTATCTGTACCGTGCCACCTGGGCTTACGAATGGACCTCGGCAGGGTACACAGCAGCCGCACGCCTAGAGGGTCGGCAAGGGCGCTGGGAAAAAGCCTTGGATGCGGCGGAACGTGCCTATGCCGCCAATCAGTTTAACGGAGAGGCTGCCACGGCCCAATCCATTGCACTGCGCAAATTGGGACGTTATGAAGATGCGCAAAAATTGATCCAACACATTTGCGACGAAGACCCTTTAAATTTTTTGGCCTTATATGAACAGATTCGCCTTGATCAAGCGGAAAATAAAGAGCCCAATGCCGACAAATTAACGGACTTGAAAAAGATTCTTCGCAATGAGCCCTATAATTACATTGAGACGGCGGATCGTTATGCTAACTTTGGACTTTATGAAGAGGCAGCCGCTGTGATGCGATACGCCGCAACATCAGACCTGCCCGAACTCAACGCCAATCCCATGGTCTATTATCATTTAGCACTGTATGAGGAGAAACAAGGCCACCGAGATAATGCAAAGGCAGCACGAAAGACGGCCGCATCGTTGCCCGTGGATTTGTGTTTCCCCTATGGCGAGGCGTCGATAAAAGCGCTCCGGCACGCGCTCGAACAAGAACAGGAAGATGCTATTGCATGGCAATTGCTGGGTAATGCGCTTGCTGACCATCAACACGAGGCGGCTGTCTCCTGTTGGGAAAAGGCGGCCCGCTATATGCCGGATACAGCTATGCTCTACCGCAACATGGCCTATATACAAGCGAACCATTTCCATAAAATGCCTGATGCCATGGATAACATTATGGAGGCCATTTCACTTGACCCAACGGAACCCCGATTTTTCTCTGAAGCCCAATTGTACATGTCCTACGCCAGTCTCACGGCCGCGGAATTGTCTGAATTCCTCAGCCACTACGGTTCCTTCGGTAAAGACGTGGTGGAAATACAACTGATGCAAATCAAATTGAATTTATTTGAAGGCAAGTATGAGGATGCCATCGTCCTTCTTGAAAATCTTGAATACCACAGCAAAGAAGGCGCTTCCTTTAACCCCCATACCTACTGGGTAGATGCGCATCTGCAGCGCGGTATACACGAGACTCAAGAAGGACTGTTTGACGCCGCGGAAAAATCGTTGCTCCGTACAATGGAATTTCCTCCCAATCTTGAAGCAGAACGAGACAATAAAATCGCAATTGCTTACTATTACCTCGGTCTCAACCGTAAAGCTGCAGGCGATCTAGAAAAAGCGAAAGAATACTTTCAGGAAATGGTCTCCTACACCCCGGCGCGAGGCTGGGGCGCCGGTGATTTCCCCGAATTAACTTATTTCAAAGCCATGGCACAGCGGGAACTGGGCGATGATCCAAGGGAAAGCGAAGAACAGTTCCGTGAATTGATACGTGTGGGAGAAAAACGACTTGATACAGAAAAAGACGGTAGACATATCACCGTTTTTCTGGATGAAAGTCATACTGCACGCAAATTTTTACTGGAGCAAGAGCTGGACAGAAAAGAGCGCCGCGTTTCCTCCTATTATCTACAAGCCTTGGGCTTCCTCGGTCTGGGCGATACAGAGCAAGCACACGGATTCTTCGCCAAAGCTTTAGAAGTCGACCCGCTTAGTGTAGACCCGAAATTTATGCTTGATCAACTCACACAAAAAAATGAATGATATGCAGCATAGACGCGATTAAAAAATAGACGTGCGATACTCAACTTTGCTCAACGTGTCTGAGCGCTTGCAAGACGTCTTGAAAATGTTTCGGCGCTTCGCTGCTAAAGTGCATACGTTCTTTAGTAAGCGGATGCTCAAAGCCTAAAAGCTGCGCATGAAGCGCCTGGCCTTTGAGCTTTGCCAAAGCAGCGAGACAGGCCGGCGACACGTTCAGCGCGCTGTAACGGGTCTCGCCATAGACAGGATCACCCAATATGGGATGTCCGGAAAAACGCATATGGACGCGGATTTGGTGGGTTCTGCCTGTTTCAAGACGAAGCCGGACAAGACTCGCCGCGCCAAAGGATTCAAGTATCTCAAAATGGGTCGTTGCCTCTTTTGCTTTCACGCCCGTCACAGTCATCCGTGAACCATCGACAAGACTTCTGCCGACGCTGGCGTGAATCGTCCCGCGCACGACTTTGAATGCGCCGCGAACCAGCGCAATATAACGACGGTCAAAACTGTGATCAGCGGCCTGTTTGGCAAGGTAATGATAGGCTTGGACGGTCTTCGCCGCCACCATGACCCCCGAGGTATACCGATCAAGGCGGTGCACGATACCCGGCCGTTTTAGGTCT from Candidatus Hydrogenedentota bacterium includes:
- a CDS encoding DUF5107 domain-containing protein, whose product is MRFHFLLLVSLLSTLCAAEVILTEERLILPTYETKDPDKVPLFFRSEEVQLAERHIYPYPFYDVQSTEKVDKSYQALILENEYIRLCVTPELGGRLYYCQDKTNDYELVYYNHVVKPALIGTLGAWISGGVEWNTPHHHRATSMIPVDYAFQNHKDGSKTIWVGEYEKRSQTRWMTGVTLAPDSACVKLSFKSMNVTPFQYPALYFANVAVHVNDSYQIIFPPDVEMMNFHYVTEFTRWPVLNQVYQSVDYTKGEDLSWWKETKQPVSFFVTKTDQDFMGGIDHDKDAGIALVGDRHIFKGKKLWNWGKNEVQEVWDQKLTDDDGPYAELMMGFYSDNQPDYNFVAPFETKYGDMYLYGIKGLKDIKEANQDCALNLEIHENSALIQINTTSPQPKTVITLRREDNVIWEKTVSITPESPWQETVPIPQGSTLENLEIMVHSHQGRQLARWQKQPLLNEEFPDIYHDPLDPGEYTTSQELYQAGLKLEQYGNTTFDYMKYYERALQLDPDHVATNTRLGQLYLKRGEYEKAQSYLKRAADIVTANHTKAEDADSLYYLALTYLQQDKIEEALHYLYRATWAYEWTSAGYTAAARLEGRQGRWEKALDAAERAYAANQFNGEAATAQSIALRKLGRYEDAQKLIQHICDEDPLNFLALYEQIRLDQAENKEPNADKLTDLKKILRNEPYNYIETADRYANFGLYEEAAAVMRYAATSDLPELNANPMVYYHLALYEEKQGHRDNAKAARKTAASLPVDLCFPYGEASIKALRHALEQEQEDAIAWQLLGNALADHQHEAAVSCWEKAARYMPDTAMLYRNMAYIQANHFHKMPDAMDNIMEAISLDPTEPRFFSEAQLYMSYASLTAAELSEFLSHYGSFGKDVVEIQLMQIKLNLFEGKYEDAIVLLENLEYHSKEGASFNPHTYWVDAHLQRGIHETQEGLFDAAEKSLLRTMEFPPNLEAERDNKIAIAYYYLGLNRKAAGDLEKAKEYFQEMVSYTPARGWGAGDFPELTYFKAMAQRELGDDPRESEEQFRELIRVGEKRLDTEKDGRHITVFLDESHTARKFLLEQELDRKERRVSSYYLQALGFLGLGDTEQAHGFFAKALEVDPLSVDPKFMLDQLTQKNE
- a CDS encoding RluA family pseudouridine synthase encodes the protein MSDILDLTVETAEAGLRLDVFLAEMVEDASRSFLQKRIKEGSVRIDGEVCTKPSRPVLEGEQIVVELPDPVPTEPVPENLPLEILYEDASVVVINKAAGMVVHPAPGHEKGTLVNALLYHCKGYEQSGGDLKRPGIVHRLDRYTSGVMVAAKTVQAYHYLAKQAADHSFDRRYIALVRGAFKVVRGTIHASVGRSLVDGSRMTVTGVKAKEATTHFEILESFGAASLVRLRLETGRTHQIRVHMRFSGHPILGDPVYGETRYSALNVSPACLAALAKLKGQALHAQLLGFEHPLTKERMHFSSEAPKHFQDVLQALRHVEQS